The following proteins are encoded in a genomic region of Methylibium petroleiphilum PM1:
- a CDS encoding HAD family hydrolase, translating to MNLCLFDLDHTLLPLDSDHAWGEFVVALGWADGPEQRRANDAFYAQYQDGTLDIAAYVEFATRAWRERPAAEQAAAHERFMRELIRPAIRPEALALVREHQRRGELTAIVTATNEFVTRPIAAAFGVETLIAVELERDAAGAVTGRIHGTPSFREGKTVRVQQWLHGMGRRVQDSERVTVYSDSTNDLPLLELATHPVATNPSPALEAIARERGWPLLKLFP from the coding sequence ATGAATCTCTGCCTGTTCGATCTCGACCACACGCTGCTGCCGCTGGATTCCGACCATGCCTGGGGCGAGTTCGTCGTGGCGCTGGGCTGGGCCGACGGTCCCGAGCAACGGCGCGCCAACGACGCCTTCTATGCGCAGTACCAGGACGGCACGCTCGACATCGCGGCCTACGTCGAGTTCGCCACCCGCGCATGGCGGGAGCGCCCGGCGGCCGAGCAGGCCGCCGCCCATGAGCGCTTCATGCGCGAGCTGATCCGCCCGGCGATCCGGCCCGAGGCGCTGGCACTGGTGCGCGAGCACCAGCGGCGCGGGGAGCTGACGGCCATCGTCACCGCGACCAACGAGTTCGTCACCCGGCCGATCGCGGCCGCCTTCGGCGTCGAGACGCTGATTGCGGTCGAACTCGAGCGCGACGCGGCCGGCGCCGTCACCGGCCGCATCCACGGCACGCCGTCGTTCCGCGAGGGCAAGACGGTGCGTGTGCAGCAGTGGCTGCACGGCATGGGCCGGCGTGTGCAAGACTCCGAGCGCGTCACCGTCTACAGCGACTCGACCAACGACCTGCCGCTGCTCGAGCTCGCGACCCACCCGGTCGCGACCAACCCCTCGCCGGCGCTCGAGGCGATCGCCCGTGAACGCGGGTGGCCCCTACTGAAACTGTTCCCATGA
- the pcnB gene encoding polynucleotide adenylyltransferase PcnB encodes MIKRLINKLLGKGDDGTPAARPGKGQAKAGKRVEVPQAEHGIDPALVDDRALKVVATLHEAGYEAYIVGGAVRDMMLGLRPKDFDVATNATPEQVKGLFRRAFIIGRRFRIVHVVYGRGREHEVIEVSTFRAYLDAAAAEQVAGNEKTSKAELSGKSHVVDASGRVLRDNVWGPQHEDAARRDFTVNALYYDPQTQIVVDYHGGIADAKKRLLRMIGDPVTRYREDPVRIIRVVRFAAKLGFEIEPKTRAPMRDCAALLEAVPISRLFDEMIKLLQTGHALASIAQLRKQGLLGAGPDAPGIFPLLDAVLADAGRNPARAAFIDAALADTDRRVGEDKPVAPSFLLACLLWHEVLVGWERAKAQGEPPFPALQLAIDGVFDMRIGDISGRGKLGTDMREIWMMQPRFERRSGSTPLSLVEQPRFRAGFDFLRLRADTGEVEPELAEWWEDFSLGDDEERRALLDLAREQDQGRRAAGGGMGRSGGHHTGGGGESALASAVDAPAKKRRRRRRKPAGGATGAGEVPVGASAGDGDA; translated from the coding sequence ATGATCAAGAGACTCATCAACAAGCTGCTCGGCAAGGGCGACGACGGCACGCCGGCGGCACGCCCCGGCAAGGGCCAGGCCAAGGCCGGCAAGCGCGTCGAGGTGCCGCAGGCCGAGCACGGCATCGATCCGGCGCTGGTCGACGACCGCGCGCTGAAGGTCGTGGCCACGCTGCACGAGGCCGGCTACGAGGCCTACATCGTCGGCGGCGCGGTGCGCGACATGATGCTGGGCCTGCGGCCCAAGGACTTCGACGTCGCCACCAACGCGACGCCCGAGCAGGTCAAGGGCCTGTTCCGCCGCGCCTTCATCATCGGGCGGCGCTTCCGCATCGTGCACGTGGTCTACGGCCGCGGGCGCGAGCACGAGGTCATCGAGGTGTCGACCTTCCGCGCCTACCTCGACGCGGCCGCGGCCGAGCAGGTGGCCGGCAACGAGAAGACCTCCAAGGCCGAGCTGTCCGGCAAGAGCCACGTGGTGGACGCCAGCGGCCGCGTGCTGCGCGACAACGTCTGGGGCCCCCAGCACGAAGACGCCGCGCGGCGCGACTTCACCGTCAACGCGCTCTACTACGACCCGCAGACGCAGATCGTCGTCGACTACCACGGCGGCATCGCCGACGCGAAGAAGCGCCTGCTGCGCATGATCGGCGACCCGGTCACGCGCTACCGCGAGGACCCGGTGCGCATCATCCGGGTGGTGCGCTTCGCCGCCAAGCTGGGCTTCGAGATCGAGCCCAAGACGCGCGCGCCGATGCGCGACTGCGCGGCCCTGCTCGAGGCGGTGCCGATCTCGCGGCTGTTCGACGAGATGATCAAGCTGCTGCAGACCGGCCATGCGCTGGCCTCGATTGCCCAGTTGCGCAAGCAGGGACTGCTGGGCGCAGGCCCCGACGCGCCGGGCATCTTCCCGCTGCTCGACGCGGTGCTGGCCGATGCCGGGCGCAACCCGGCGCGCGCCGCCTTCATCGACGCCGCGCTGGCCGACACCGACCGCCGGGTCGGCGAGGACAAGCCGGTCGCGCCGAGCTTTCTGCTCGCCTGCCTGCTGTGGCACGAGGTGCTGGTAGGCTGGGAGCGCGCCAAGGCCCAGGGCGAGCCGCCGTTCCCGGCGCTGCAGCTGGCGATCGACGGCGTGTTCGACATGCGCATCGGCGACATCTCGGGCCGCGGCAAGCTCGGCACCGACATGCGCGAGATCTGGATGATGCAGCCGCGCTTCGAGCGCCGCAGCGGCAGCACGCCGCTGAGCCTGGTGGAGCAGCCGCGCTTTCGCGCCGGCTTCGACTTCCTGCGCCTGCGCGCCGACACCGGCGAGGTGGAGCCCGAACTGGCCGAGTGGTGGGAAGACTTCTCGCTCGGCGACGACGAGGAGCGCCGCGCCCTGCTCGATCTGGCGCGCGAGCAAGACCAGGGCCGTCGTGCGGCTGGCGGTGGCATGGGCCGCAGCGGTGGACATCACACCGGCGGTGGCGGCGAATCCGCTCTGGCCAGCGCCGTCGACGCACCGGCGAAGAAGCGCCGGCGCCGGCGTCGCAAGCCGGCCGGCGGTGCGACCGGCGCCGGCGAGGTGCCGGTGGGCGCGTCGGCAGGCGACGGAGACGCCTGA
- a CDS encoding DUF47 domain-containing protein, whose product MLFGKLLPREGNFFELFNQHGEHIVEGARAFIGMIEHYGDAVERERYAEAVISAEKKADKVTAEVNRLLHKTFITPLDREQIHGLINAMDDVLDLLQDTTETMSLYDVRRMTEETLRLGQLSARCCERVRDVVALLPRISEPSAVEAAMKTCEEIDHLESDADRVMRSAMSKLFREEPDVRELIKLKAIYEMLESITDRCEDVANLIEGIVLENS is encoded by the coding sequence ATGCTGTTCGGCAAGCTGCTGCCGCGTGAAGGCAATTTCTTCGAGCTGTTCAACCAGCACGGCGAGCACATCGTCGAGGGCGCGCGAGCGTTCATCGGCATGATCGAGCACTACGGCGACGCCGTCGAGCGCGAGCGCTACGCCGAGGCCGTGATCTCCGCCGAGAAGAAGGCCGACAAGGTGACCGCCGAGGTCAACCGCCTGCTGCACAAGACCTTCATCACGCCGCTCGACCGCGAGCAGATCCACGGCCTGATCAACGCGATGGACGACGTGCTCGACCTGCTGCAGGACACGACCGAGACGATGAGCCTCTACGACGTGCGCCGCATGACCGAGGAGACGCTGCGCCTGGGTCAGCTCAGCGCCCGCTGCTGTGAGCGGGTGCGCGACGTGGTGGCCCTGCTGCCCCGCATCAGCGAGCCGAGCGCGGTAGAGGCGGCGATGAAGACCTGCGAGGAGATCGACCACCTCGAGAGCGATGCCGACCGCGTGATGCGCTCGGCCATGAGCAAGCTGTTCCGCGAGGAGCCCGACGTGCGCGAGCTGATCAAGCTCAAGGCGATCTACGAGATGCTCGAGTCGATCACCGACCGCTGCGAGGACGTGGCCAATCTGATCGAGGGCATCGTCCTCGAGAATTCCTGA
- a CDS encoding deoxynucleoside kinase, whose translation MSAAAGMRFAHVVVEGPIGVGKTTLARTLAAHWGARLVLEQPAENPYLARFYEHMGTPQGRGRGNPLALQTQLSFLFQRVEQMKELGQGGMFDHGVVSDFLFAKDAIFAMLTLGDEDLALYRQIYKRHSAQAPQPDLVIWLQAEPDVLMARIRRRGIEMERHITEDYLGSLCRGYVRYFANHRGAPVLAINTEVFHPSENPADFRRLLDRIDGFKGPFELFDPPDPPGRGADGQIGDTVAGGLIEL comes from the coding sequence ATGAGCGCTGCGGCCGGGATGCGCTTCGCGCACGTGGTGGTGGAAGGGCCGATCGGCGTGGGCAAGACCACGCTCGCCCGCACGCTGGCGGCCCATTGGGGCGCGAGGCTGGTGCTGGAGCAGCCGGCCGAGAACCCCTACCTCGCGCGCTTCTACGAGCACATGGGGACGCCGCAGGGCCGCGGTCGCGGCAACCCGTTGGCGCTGCAGACCCAGCTCAGCTTCCTGTTCCAGCGCGTCGAGCAGATGAAGGAACTGGGGCAGGGCGGCATGTTCGACCACGGCGTGGTGAGCGACTTCCTGTTCGCCAAGGACGCGATCTTCGCGATGCTCACGCTGGGCGACGAGGACCTCGCGCTCTACCGCCAGATCTACAAGCGTCACAGCGCGCAGGCGCCCCAGCCCGACCTGGTCATCTGGCTGCAGGCGGAGCCCGACGTGCTGATGGCGCGCATCCGCCGCCGTGGCATCGAGATGGAGCGCCACATCACCGAGGACTACCTCGGCTCGCTGTGTCGCGGCTACGTGCGCTACTTCGCCAACCACCGGGGCGCACCGGTGCTGGCGATCAACACCGAGGTCTTCCACCCCAGCGAGAACCCGGCCGACTTCCGGCGGCTGCTCGATCGCATCGATGGCTTCAAGGGCCCGTTCGAGCTCTTCGACCCGCCGGATCCGCCCGGTCGAGGTGCCGATGGACAGATCGGCGACACCGTCGCCGGGGGGCTGATCGAGCTGTGA
- a CDS encoding DUF3579 domain-containing protein, with the protein MPTPERSKPREVFIQGLTLDGRSFRPSDWAERLAGAMSSFRPGGAQKGRAAYIGYSPYCVPNVINGVKCVVVNEALRELEPMAWDFVMNFARDNQLQVVDACLLPDVPPAPDR; encoded by the coding sequence GTGCCCACACCCGAACGCTCCAAACCGAGAGAAGTCTTCATCCAGGGCCTGACCCTGGACGGGCGCAGCTTCCGCCCCAGCGACTGGGCCGAGCGGCTGGCCGGCGCGATGTCCAGCTTCCGTCCCGGCGGCGCGCAGAAGGGCCGCGCGGCCTACATCGGCTACTCGCCCTATTGCGTACCCAACGTGATCAACGGCGTCAAGTGCGTGGTCGTCAACGAGGCGCTGCGCGAGCTGGAGCCGATGGCCTGGGACTTCGTCATGAACTTCGCGCGCGACAACCAGCTGCAGGTGGTCGACGCCTGCCTGCTGCCGGATGTGCCGCCGGCCCCCGACCGTTGA
- the rpsT gene encoding 30S ribosomal protein S20 produces the protein MATSSKVKKSVRIASGRKRVRQDVRLNAANTSLRSKFRTAIKGVLKAVATGDKAKAGETFKSAQKVIDSIADKGLFHKNKAARYKSRLSAKIKALAA, from the coding sequence ATGGCCACCTCTTCCAAAGTCAAGAAATCGGTCCGCATCGCGTCGGGCCGCAAGCGCGTGCGTCAGGACGTCCGCCTGAACGCCGCCAACACCTCGCTGCGCTCGAAGTTCCGCACCGCCATCAAGGGCGTGCTCAAGGCCGTGGCCACCGGCGACAAGGCCAAGGCCGGTGAAACCTTCAAGTCGGCCCAGAAGGTGATCGATTCGATCGCCGACAAGGGTCTGTTCCACAAGAACAAGGCCGCTCGCTACAAGAGCCGCCTGTCGGCCAAGATCAAGGCGCTGGCGGCCTGA
- a CDS encoding AI-2E family transporter, with protein MTLTAAQKQSLAWLVIGAALALALWLLGPVLTPFVIAAVLGYALNPLVDGLTRRRVPRPLAALLVEVLALLVLLAVLLLIVPIFVKELPVLRDQIPELLTRLDRWLQPTLARFGVDVSLDVASIKAFILGHVGDNTESWIATALDSLRIGGSFMLGLLGGAVLLPLVLYYVLVDWPQIVARVQALVPPRRRPGFDSFMGDCDRMLGQYLRGQLLVMGILAAFYSIGLALFGFDLALPVGVFTGVAVFIPYVGFGLGLALALLVGLLQFGGLYGIVAVAVVYGLGQVVESFYLTPRLVGERIGLHPITVIFALLAFGQLFGFIGVLVALPVSAVGVVAFQRLKALYLSSPLYQG; from the coding sequence ATGACCCTGACCGCCGCCCAAAAGCAGAGCCTGGCCTGGCTCGTCATCGGAGCTGCGCTGGCGCTCGCGCTGTGGTTGCTGGGGCCGGTGCTCACGCCTTTCGTCATTGCCGCGGTGCTGGGCTATGCGCTCAACCCGCTGGTCGACGGGCTGACGCGCCGACGCGTGCCGCGGCCGCTGGCCGCCCTGCTGGTGGAGGTGCTGGCCCTGCTGGTGCTGCTGGCGGTGCTGTTGCTGATCGTGCCCATCTTCGTGAAGGAGCTGCCGGTGCTGCGCGACCAGATCCCGGAGCTGCTGACGCGGCTGGATCGCTGGTTGCAGCCGACGCTGGCGCGCTTCGGCGTCGACGTGTCGCTCGACGTGGCCAGCATCAAGGCCTTCATCCTCGGCCACGTGGGCGACAACACCGAGAGCTGGATCGCCACCGCGCTGGATTCCCTGCGCATCGGCGGCAGCTTCATGCTGGGCCTGCTGGGCGGCGCGGTGCTGCTGCCGCTGGTGCTGTACTACGTGCTGGTCGATTGGCCGCAGATCGTGGCCCGCGTGCAGGCGCTGGTGCCGCCGCGCCGTCGCCCCGGCTTCGACAGTTTCATGGGCGACTGCGACCGCATGCTCGGGCAGTACCTGCGGGGCCAGCTGCTGGTGATGGGCATCCTGGCGGCCTTCTACAGCATCGGCCTGGCGCTGTTCGGCTTCGACCTGGCCCTGCCGGTGGGCGTGTTCACCGGCGTCGCGGTGTTCATCCCCTACGTGGGCTTCGGGCTCGGCCTGGCGCTGGCGCTGCTGGTCGGCCTGCTGCAGTTCGGCGGGCTGTACGGCATCGTCGCGGTGGCGGTCGTCTACGGCCTGGGCCAGGTGGTCGAGAGCTTCTACCTCACGCCGCGGCTGGTCGGCGAGCGCATCGGCCTGCACCCGATCACCGTCATCTTCGCGCTGTTGGCCTTCGGCCAGCTGTTCGGCTTCATCGGCGTGCTGGTGGCGCTGCCGGTCAGCGCGGTCGGCGTGGTGGCCTTCCAGCGCCTGAAGGCGCTCTACCTCAGCAGTCCGCTGTACCAGGGGTGA
- the murJ gene encoding murein biosynthesis integral membrane protein MurJ, with protein MNLLRAASTVSLLTLASRITGLVREQMVAAAFGASVMTDAFNVAFRIPNLLRRLFAEGAFSQAFVPLLAESRARDGDEATHALIDAVATVLLWALLVTCVLGVVGAPVLVWLMAQGLQKSGGFDVAVAMTRFMFPYIGFMSLVALSAGILNTWKRFAVPAATPVLLNLSFIAAAWWGVPHFKAWGIEPIYALALGVMVGGMLQLAVQLPALKRIGALPSFGLSVARLRRAWHHPGVHRVLKQMAPAVLGVSVAQISLLINTQIATQIGAGAVSWLTYADRLMEFPTALLGVALGVVLLPQLSATQAEGGSERYAALLDWGLRLVVLLALPCAVALIVFPEALVSVLYHRGAFSAFDVHQTVTALRGYGAGLLGLVALKVLAPGFYAKQDIRTPVKVAIVVLVLTQLLNLLFVPRLGHAGLALSIGCGALVNALWLLIGLYRRGSWRPAPGWLAFGSKVLVASLLMGAGLTWAAQTFDWVALGARELQRAGTLAAVLLAAAVLYFGTLLALGVRVRHFARRG; from the coding sequence ATGAACCTGCTGCGCGCCGCGTCGACCGTCTCCCTGCTGACGCTGGCGTCGCGCATCACCGGGCTGGTGCGCGAACAGATGGTGGCGGCGGCGTTCGGCGCGAGCGTGATGACGGACGCCTTCAACGTCGCCTTCCGCATCCCCAATCTGCTGCGCCGGCTGTTCGCAGAAGGTGCGTTCTCGCAGGCCTTCGTGCCCTTGCTGGCCGAGAGTCGCGCGCGCGACGGCGACGAGGCGACGCACGCGCTGATCGATGCCGTCGCCACGGTGCTGCTGTGGGCGCTGCTCGTGACCTGCGTGCTGGGTGTCGTCGGCGCGCCGGTCCTGGTGTGGCTGATGGCGCAGGGTCTGCAGAAGAGCGGCGGCTTCGACGTCGCGGTCGCCATGACACGCTTCATGTTCCCCTACATCGGCTTCATGTCGCTGGTCGCGCTGTCGGCCGGCATCCTGAACACCTGGAAGCGCTTTGCGGTGCCGGCGGCCACACCGGTGCTGCTGAACCTGTCGTTCATCGCCGCCGCCTGGTGGGGTGTGCCGCACTTCAAGGCCTGGGGCATCGAGCCGATCTACGCGCTCGCGCTGGGCGTCATGGTCGGCGGCATGCTGCAGCTCGCCGTGCAGCTGCCGGCCTTGAAGCGCATCGGCGCGCTGCCGAGCTTCGGCCTGTCGGTGGCGCGCCTGCGCCGTGCCTGGCACCACCCCGGCGTGCACCGCGTGCTGAAGCAGATGGCGCCAGCGGTCCTGGGCGTGTCGGTGGCGCAGATCTCGCTGCTGATCAACACCCAGATCGCCACGCAGATCGGCGCTGGCGCGGTGTCGTGGCTGACCTATGCCGACCGGTTGATGGAGTTCCCGACTGCGCTGCTGGGTGTGGCGCTCGGGGTGGTGCTACTGCCCCAGCTGTCGGCCACGCAGGCCGAAGGCGGCAGCGAGCGCTACGCCGCGCTGCTGGACTGGGGCCTGCGCCTGGTCGTGCTGCTGGCGCTGCCCTGTGCGGTGGCGCTGATCGTGTTTCCCGAGGCGCTGGTGTCGGTGCTCTACCACCGTGGGGCGTTCAGCGCCTTCGACGTGCACCAGACCGTCACCGCGCTGCGCGGCTACGGCGCCGGTCTGCTGGGGCTGGTGGCGTTGAAGGTGCTGGCGCCAGGCTTCTACGCCAAGCAGGACATCCGCACGCCGGTCAAGGTGGCGATCGTGGTGCTGGTGCTCACCCAGTTGCTGAACCTGCTGTTCGTGCCGCGGCTCGGCCATGCTGGCCTGGCGCTGTCGATCGGTTGCGGCGCGCTCGTCAATGCCCTCTGGCTGCTGATCGGTCTGTACCGGCGCGGGAGCTGGCGGCCGGCGCCGGGCTGGCTGGCGTTCGGCAGCAAGGTGCTGGTCGCGAGCCTGCTGATGGGGGCCGGGCTGACCTGGGCGGCCCAGACCTTCGACTGGGTGGCGCTCGGCGCGCGCGAGCTGCAGCGTGCCGGCACGCTGGCTGCCGTGCTGCTGGCGGCGGCGGTGCTGTACTTCGGCACGCTGCTGGCGCTGGGCGTGCGGGTGCGGCACTTCGCGCGCCGCGGCTGA
- a CDS encoding DMT family protein, with amino-acid sequence MNLSLPIPLQTILLLTASNVFMTFAWYGHLKNLADRPWYVAALLSWGIALFEYMLMVPANRIGVQQFSVGQLKIIQEVVTLSVFVPFAVFYLREPLKLDYLWAGLCLVAAVYFMFRSS; translated from the coding sequence ATGAACCTGTCCTTGCCCATCCCGCTGCAGACCATCCTGCTGCTCACCGCGTCCAACGTCTTCATGACCTTCGCGTGGTACGGCCACCTGAAGAACCTGGCCGACCGGCCCTGGTACGTGGCGGCCCTGTTGAGCTGGGGCATCGCCCTGTTCGAGTACATGCTCATGGTGCCGGCCAACCGCATCGGCGTGCAGCAGTTCAGCGTCGGTCAGCTGAAGATCATCCAGGAGGTGGTGACGCTGAGCGTGTTCGTGCCGTTCGCGGTGTTCTACCTGCGCGAGCCGCTGAAGCTCGACTACCTGTGGGCTGGCCTGTGCCTGGTGGCGGCGGTGTACTTCATGTTCCGGTCGTCATGA
- the hda gene encoding DnaA regulatory inactivator Hda, producing MKQLPLQLGPGPAQSFENFAVGANAAAVGAVRAASASPTPLYLWGPAGAGKSHLLRALAREAAVQGRRVGAFGPSLETPWTWGEGVDLVLLDGCDDFDAARQHAAFALFVEAATHRVPVVAAGRLPPVDLPVREDLRTRLGWGPVFQLLPLAEAEMRVTLQREAGRRGIALSDDVTGYLLTRFARDLGSLMALLDALDEFALSEQRAVTVPLLKRMLAEQTTKEGA from the coding sequence ATGAAGCAACTGCCCTTGCAGCTCGGGCCCGGCCCGGCGCAGAGCTTCGAGAACTTCGCGGTGGGCGCCAATGCGGCGGCCGTCGGCGCCGTGCGCGCGGCATCGGCCTCGCCGACCCCGCTCTACCTGTGGGGGCCGGCCGGTGCCGGCAAGTCCCACCTGCTGCGTGCGCTGGCCCGCGAGGCGGCGGTGCAGGGCCGGCGCGTCGGTGCCTTCGGTCCGTCGCTCGAGACGCCCTGGACCTGGGGCGAAGGCGTCGACCTGGTGCTGCTCGACGGCTGCGACGACTTCGACGCTGCCCGGCAGCACGCCGCCTTCGCGCTGTTCGTCGAGGCCGCGACGCACCGTGTGCCGGTGGTCGCGGCCGGGCGCCTGCCGCCGGTCGACCTGCCGGTGCGCGAGGACCTGCGCACGCGCCTGGGCTGGGGGCCGGTGTTCCAGCTGCTGCCGCTCGCCGAGGCGGAGATGCGCGTCACGCTGCAGCGCGAGGCAGGCCGCCGCGGCATCGCGCTGTCGGACGACGTGACGGGCTATCTACTGACCCGTTTCGCGCGTGATCTCGGCTCGCTGATGGCGCTGCTGGACGCGCTGGACGAATTTGCGCTCAGCGAGCAGCGCGCGGTCACCGTGCCCCTGCTCAAGCGCATGCTGGCCGAGCAGACCACGAAGGAAGGTGCATGA
- the folK gene encoding 2-amino-4-hydroxy-6-hydroxymethyldihydropteridine diphosphokinase yields the protein MTVLRRAYVGLGANLGDARLTLQVALDALAALPDTRLVAVSSLYRSAPIDSSGPDYLNAVAALDTALEPHALLSALQAIEQVNGRERPYRNAPRTLDLDLLLHGDTRLDTPTLTLPHPRLHQRAFVLLPLAEIAPALALPGRGAVADWLPGVADQTVERCPSD from the coding sequence ATGACGGTGCTGCGGCGGGCCTACGTTGGTCTCGGCGCCAACCTGGGCGATGCGCGGCTCACGCTGCAGGTCGCGCTCGACGCCCTGGCAGCGCTGCCGGACACGCGGTTGGTGGCAGTCTCTTCCCTGTACCGCAGCGCGCCGATCGATTCCAGCGGCCCCGACTATCTCAACGCCGTCGCGGCGCTGGACACCGCGCTCGAGCCCCACGCGCTGCTGTCCGCGCTGCAGGCCATCGAGCAGGTGAACGGCCGCGAGCGCCCCTATCGCAACGCGCCGCGCACGCTCGACCTCGACCTGCTGCTGCACGGCGATACCCGCCTCGACACGCCGACGCTGACGCTGCCGCATCCGCGCCTCCACCAGCGCGCCTTCGTGTTGCTCCCGCTGGCCGAGATCGCGCCGGCGCTGGCGCTGCCCGGCCGCGGCGCCGTGGCGGACTGGCTGCCGGGTGTCGCCGACCAGACCGTCGAGCGTTGCCCCTCCGACTGA
- a CDS encoding SirB1 family protein, producing MSAPFSVEVPTALEHFAALVADDASLSLTEAAISIAQDEHPLLDSQSVLAELDVLADRLKRRIPADAPPVQKLRFLNRYFFQELGFAGNLNDYYASGNSYVHEVLRTRCGIPISLAIIYLEFAGQVGLTARGVSFPGHFLVKVRMPQGEVILDPFSGQSLSRDELDERLVPYKRRQGLQGEFDMPLGLFLQAASPREVLARLLRNLKEIHRAAEDWPRLLAVQQRLVLLLPREWDERRDRGLTQAELGVWEAAADDLDAYVAHSPQAEDRRAIAERAAELRAQGRPRLH from the coding sequence ATGTCCGCACCGTTTTCCGTCGAGGTGCCCACCGCGCTCGAGCATTTCGCCGCGTTGGTGGCCGACGACGCCAGCCTCTCGCTCACCGAGGCTGCCATCTCGATCGCCCAGGACGAGCACCCGTTGCTCGACAGCCAGTCGGTGCTGGCGGAACTCGACGTGCTGGCCGATCGGCTCAAGCGCCGGATTCCGGCCGATGCGCCACCGGTCCAGAAGCTGCGTTTCCTCAACCGCTATTTCTTCCAGGAGCTGGGTTTCGCCGGCAACCTGAACGACTACTACGCCAGCGGCAACAGCTATGTGCACGAGGTGCTGCGCACCCGCTGCGGCATCCCCATCTCGCTCGCGATCATCTATCTCGAGTTCGCCGGACAGGTGGGGCTTACCGCGCGCGGGGTGTCCTTCCCCGGCCACTTCCTGGTCAAGGTGAGGATGCCGCAGGGCGAGGTGATCCTCGATCCCTTCTCCGGCCAGTCGCTGTCGCGCGACGAACTCGACGAGCGCCTGGTGCCCTACAAGCGGCGCCAGGGCCTGCAGGGCGAGTTCGACATGCCGCTGGGCCTGTTCCTGCAGGCGGCGTCGCCGCGCGAGGTGCTCGCGCGGCTGCTGCGCAACCTGAAGGAGATCCACCGCGCGGCCGAGGACTGGCCCCGCCTGCTGGCGGTGCAGCAGCGGCTGGTGCTGCTGCTGCCGCGCGAATGGGACGAGCGGCGCGATCGTGGCCTGACCCAGGCCGAACTGGGCGTCTGGGAGGCCGCTGCCGACGACCTGGACGCGTATGTGGCGCACAGCCCGCAGGCCGAGGACCGGCGCGCGATCGCCGAGCGCGCAGCCGAGTTGCGGGCGCAGGGCCGGCCGCGCCTGCACTGA